The following are encoded in a window of Anoplopoma fimbria isolate UVic2021 breed Golden Eagle Sablefish chromosome 3, Afim_UVic_2022, whole genome shotgun sequence genomic DNA:
- the LOC129089048 gene encoding transcription factor E4F1-like isoform X1, with protein sequence MCSVVGCDSGRRGAQRFKLPEDPERRLEWVQFLATVNKQRFKESSWTDITICSEHFKECCFDNRTSVRSGVTDEVQLTLKPGAVPSQCLQSEEPETHLESQTCVEPEETTEVACLCDQLKTCDGPTAFSEESMAVQGSPVPRGVSCSADASNAFVSGEMQPKHMDFDLIGEKAALLQMKGKYVVNEKRLLQLFRHKCPSCGSKVKMEKVTYGLLIILNQQCLQCDYRNQWKSQVNASVPTAENQHLTEVVEVTPQTQQAVPTGVTGVHEIVAVIDEESEPIDESSDQGDLDSDEDWKPVNGSSRARVLIKKPKGETEEEEEEEDDSDEEEDEEEDGDYPPLPVKHSRLCTECGVLYNKQRPHTCEHKIRPFSCNICGKRCVSDKALITHSRIHDENYEYQCKYCHATFKTKVDKITHEQIHVIQGKPYKCPDCPESFATNKERRIHLEDHRGPQQLKCHICGIDFLWPLSLQRHLAVHTGDRPFKCSVCQRGFKQAGHLKSHMRLHTGERPYKCQLCDKSFNHNVSLKSHVQRYHSPGSGRERMKEKLNKRASDTGDAQDYGNNRGADSGLDNVEDEQDTEEEAQREITYRPKKKSTGRPIGRPKRHEPGNIAEGQSSNTKSGRLQAQRSKRTQCRDEESEAKPSDSGTSFDSAEEEEESCRDAKKNTVRSRGRPDHSDSDCDFDPEERKKRRYSSQSSGKSSGKRRGRPRRNPKDDS encoded by the exons ATGTGCTCCGTGGTCGGGTGTGATTCGGGGCGTCGCGGTGCGCAGCGGTTCAAGTTACCGGAGGACCCGGAGAGGAGGCTGGAGTGGGTCCAGTTCCTCGCTACAGTCAATAAGCAGCGGTTTAAAGAGTCGTCCTGGACGGACATTACGATCTGTAGCGAACACTTTAAAGAATGCTGTTTTGACAACAGGACATCCGTCCGTTCAGGTGTGACTGACGAGGTCCAGCTGACGTTAAAACCCGGTGCTGTCCCATCACAGTGTCTCCAGTCAGAGGAGCCTGAGACACATCTGGAGAGCCAAACATGTGTG GAGCCTGAGGAAACCACAGAAGTTGCTTGTCTGTGTGATCAACTTAAAACATGTGATGGCCCTACTGCCTTTTCTGAAGAGTCAATGG CTGTCCAAGGAAGCCCAGTCCCAAGAGGCGTCTCATGTTCAGCTGATGCTTCAAATGCTTTTGTATCTGGCGAAATGCAACCAAAACATATGGATTTTGATTTGATCGGAGAAAA AGCTGCACTTCTGCAGATGAAAGGGAAGTACGTCGTGAATGAAAAACGTCTCCTCCAGCTGTTCAGACACAAATGCCCGTCATGTGGCTCCAAAGTGAAGATGGAGAAGGTCACCTATGGGTTGCTCATCATTTTGAACCAGCAGTGTCTTCAGTGTGACTACAGAAACCAATGGAAAAGCCAAGTCAATGCCAGCGTCCCAACAGCTGAGAATCAACACCTGACGGAAGTAGTAGAAGTAACTCCACAGACCCAACAG GCTGTGCCAACGGGGGTCACGGGGGTCCATGAGATTGTTGCTGTTATTGATGAGGAGAGTGAGCCAATCGATGAATCGAGTGATCAGGGGGACCTGGATTCAGACGAGGATTGGAAGCCAGTGAATGGCTCTTCTCGTGCTAGAGTGCTAATAAAGAAACCCAAGGGggaaacagaagaggaagaggaagaagaagacgacagtgacgaagaagaggatgaagaagaagacggtGATTatcctccacttcctgtcaaACACAGTCGGCTCTGCACAGAGTGTGGGGTGCTCTACAATAAACAGAGGCCTCACACATGTGAGCACAAAATTAGACCCTTTTCTTGCAACATTTGCGGTAAGAGATGCGTTAGTGACAAAGCCTTGATTACTCACAGCAGAATCCACGATGAAAACTACGAGTATCAGTGCAAATACTGTCACgctacatttaaaacaaaggtGGACAAAATCACCCACGAGCAGATCCACGTAATTCAAGGAAAACCCTATAAATGCCCCGACTGTCCAGAGAGTTTTGCCACAAATAAGGAACGCAGAATCCACCTGGAGGATCACAGAGGCCCCCAACAGCTAAAATGTCACATCTGTGGCATTGACTTCCTCTGGCCACTTTCTCTGCAGAGACACTTGGCCGTGCACACGGGAGATAGGCCGTTTAAGTGTTCAGTGTGCCAACGTGGCTTCAAGCAGGCGGGCCACCTGAAATCCCACATGCGTCTGCACACAGGGGAGAGGCCTTATAAGTGTCAGCTTTGTGACAAAAGCTTCAACCACAACGTGAGCTTGAAGAGTCACGTCCAGCGTTACCACTCACCAGGCTCTGGACGTGAGCGGATGAAAGAAAAGCTAAACAAAAGGGCAAGTGACACCGGTGATGCTCAGGATTATGGGAACAATAGAGGTGCAGATTCAGGACTTGACAATGTGGAGGACGAACAGGACACAGAAGAGGAGGCGCAGAGGGAGATCACATATAGacctaaaaagaaaagcacaggtaGGCCCATAGGAAGGCCTAAGCGCCATGAACCAGGCAACATAGCGGAAGGCCAGTCTTCAAACACCAAGTCTGGAAGActgcaagcacagaggtcaaaGAGAACACAATGCAGGGATGAAGAAAGTGAGGCCAAGCCAAGTGACAGTGGCACATCCTTTGATTcggcagaggaggaagaggagagctgcagggatGCGAAGAAGAACACAGTGAGATCAAGGGGGAGACCAGACCATTCTGATAGTGACTGTGATTTTGAcccagaagaaagaaagaaaaggaggtaCAGCAGCCAGAGCAGTGGTAAAAGCTCAGGGAAGCGTCGGGGAAGACCAAGGAGAAATCCTAAAGATGACTCTTAG
- the LOC129089048 gene encoding zinc finger protein 556-like isoform X2 — MCAVQGSPVPRGVSCSADASNAFVSGEMQPKHMDFDLIGEKAALLQMKGKYVVNEKRLLQLFRHKCPSCGSKVKMEKVTYGLLIILNQQCLQCDYRNQWKSQVNASVPTAENQHLTEVVEVTPQTQQAVPTGVTGVHEIVAVIDEESEPIDESSDQGDLDSDEDWKPVNGSSRARVLIKKPKGETEEEEEEEDDSDEEEDEEEDGDYPPLPVKHSRLCTECGVLYNKQRPHTCEHKIRPFSCNICGKRCVSDKALITHSRIHDENYEYQCKYCHATFKTKVDKITHEQIHVIQGKPYKCPDCPESFATNKERRIHLEDHRGPQQLKCHICGIDFLWPLSLQRHLAVHTGDRPFKCSVCQRGFKQAGHLKSHMRLHTGERPYKCQLCDKSFNHNVSLKSHVQRYHSPGSGRERMKEKLNKRASDTGDAQDYGNNRGADSGLDNVEDEQDTEEEAQREITYRPKKKSTGRPIGRPKRHEPGNIAEGQSSNTKSGRLQAQRSKRTQCRDEESEAKPSDSGTSFDSAEEEEESCRDAKKNTVRSRGRPDHSDSDCDFDPEERKKRRYSSQSSGKSSGKRRGRPRRNPKDDS; from the exons ATGTGTG CTGTCCAAGGAAGCCCAGTCCCAAGAGGCGTCTCATGTTCAGCTGATGCTTCAAATGCTTTTGTATCTGGCGAAATGCAACCAAAACATATGGATTTTGATTTGATCGGAGAAAA AGCTGCACTTCTGCAGATGAAAGGGAAGTACGTCGTGAATGAAAAACGTCTCCTCCAGCTGTTCAGACACAAATGCCCGTCATGTGGCTCCAAAGTGAAGATGGAGAAGGTCACCTATGGGTTGCTCATCATTTTGAACCAGCAGTGTCTTCAGTGTGACTACAGAAACCAATGGAAAAGCCAAGTCAATGCCAGCGTCCCAACAGCTGAGAATCAACACCTGACGGAAGTAGTAGAAGTAACTCCACAGACCCAACAG GCTGTGCCAACGGGGGTCACGGGGGTCCATGAGATTGTTGCTGTTATTGATGAGGAGAGTGAGCCAATCGATGAATCGAGTGATCAGGGGGACCTGGATTCAGACGAGGATTGGAAGCCAGTGAATGGCTCTTCTCGTGCTAGAGTGCTAATAAAGAAACCCAAGGGggaaacagaagaggaagaggaagaagaagacgacagtgacgaagaagaggatgaagaagaagacggtGATTatcctccacttcctgtcaaACACAGTCGGCTCTGCACAGAGTGTGGGGTGCTCTACAATAAACAGAGGCCTCACACATGTGAGCACAAAATTAGACCCTTTTCTTGCAACATTTGCGGTAAGAGATGCGTTAGTGACAAAGCCTTGATTACTCACAGCAGAATCCACGATGAAAACTACGAGTATCAGTGCAAATACTGTCACgctacatttaaaacaaaggtGGACAAAATCACCCACGAGCAGATCCACGTAATTCAAGGAAAACCCTATAAATGCCCCGACTGTCCAGAGAGTTTTGCCACAAATAAGGAACGCAGAATCCACCTGGAGGATCACAGAGGCCCCCAACAGCTAAAATGTCACATCTGTGGCATTGACTTCCTCTGGCCACTTTCTCTGCAGAGACACTTGGCCGTGCACACGGGAGATAGGCCGTTTAAGTGTTCAGTGTGCCAACGTGGCTTCAAGCAGGCGGGCCACCTGAAATCCCACATGCGTCTGCACACAGGGGAGAGGCCTTATAAGTGTCAGCTTTGTGACAAAAGCTTCAACCACAACGTGAGCTTGAAGAGTCACGTCCAGCGTTACCACTCACCAGGCTCTGGACGTGAGCGGATGAAAGAAAAGCTAAACAAAAGGGCAAGTGACACCGGTGATGCTCAGGATTATGGGAACAATAGAGGTGCAGATTCAGGACTTGACAATGTGGAGGACGAACAGGACACAGAAGAGGAGGCGCAGAGGGAGATCACATATAGacctaaaaagaaaagcacaggtaGGCCCATAGGAAGGCCTAAGCGCCATGAACCAGGCAACATAGCGGAAGGCCAGTCTTCAAACACCAAGTCTGGAAGActgcaagcacagaggtcaaaGAGAACACAATGCAGGGATGAAGAAAGTGAGGCCAAGCCAAGTGACAGTGGCACATCCTTTGATTcggcagaggaggaagaggagagctgcagggatGCGAAGAAGAACACAGTGAGATCAAGGGGGAGACCAGACCATTCTGATAGTGACTGTGATTTTGAcccagaagaaagaaagaaaaggaggtaCAGCAGCCAGAGCAGTGGTAAAAGCTCAGGGAAGCGTCGGGGAAGACCAAGGAGAAATCCTAAAGATGACTCTTAG
- the LOC129089194 gene encoding zinc finger and SCAN domain-containing protein 12-like isoform X1, producing MCSVVGCDSERHGAQRFRLPEDPERRLEWVQFLLEVNGQRLKESCWTDITICRNHFKGDSFINLTPSGTVQLKSGAVPSLCVKSEPDEPEPREEPEETTEVASQYDKLKRCDSPSSCSEESGLTSASEELDPSARESPVPSDDPDAFMSDYGQMLQKVVNIDMIREKAALLQMKGKYVLKEKRLLQLFRHKCPSCGSKVKMEKVTYGVLIILNQQCLQCDYRNQWKSQVNASVPTAENKHLTEVVEVTPQTQQMMSTDDNCSSITDMSEMAPVVDDESDPIDETEESGDEGDTDSDENWHPEEDLSMVNEIYDESEEETEDEEDEEEDGYHPPLPAKHSRLCTECGVLYNKQKPHTCEYKIKPYSCNICGKRCVNEIALSSHSRIHAENYEYRCKYCRATFKTKVDKITHEQIHVTQGKPYKCPDCPESFATNKERRIHLEDHRGPQQLKCHICGIDFTQQGFLQRHLAVHTGEKPFKCSVCQRGFKQAGHLKSHMRLHTGERPYKCQLCDKSFNHNVSLKSHVQRYHSPGSGRERKKGRRNKTVVAQEDGNNRGSDTGLSGKEEEVLKDRKVLPKRKRRSTGRPKGRPKRDSAGNLGEKQGRRSNTKTAEAQEHKSKRTRRSDEEREGEPTQSGMIFDPTEEKEGNSEEVTSNTSRSRRRRTKHCNGDPDFDPEKKRK from the exons ATGTGCTCCGTGGTCGGGTGTGATTCGGAGCGTCACGGTGCGCAACGTTTCAGGTTACCGGAGGACCCGGAGAGGAGGCTGGAGTGGGTCCAGTTCCTTCTTGAAGTCAACGGGCAACGACTCAAAGAATCGTGCTGGACTGATATCACTATTTGCAGAAATCATTTCAAAGGAGATAGTTTTATAAACCTGACTCCCTCTGGCACGGTCCAGCTAAAGTCCGGTGCTGTCCCGTCACTGTGCGTCAAGTCAGAGCCAGACGAACCTGAGCCGCGTGAG GAGCCTGAGGAAACCACAGAAGTCGCTTCTCAGTACGATAAACTGAAGAGATGTGATAGTCCATCCTCCTGTTCTGAAGAATCAGGGCTGACTTCAGCAAGTGAGGAACTTGACCCTT CTGCCAGAGAAAGCCCAGTGCCAAGTGATGATCCAGATGCTTTCATGTCTGATTATGGTCAGATGCTACAAAAGGTTGTGAACATCGATATGATCAGGGAAAA AGCTGCACTTCTGCAGATGAAAGGGAAGTACGTCCTGAAGGAAAAACGTCTCCTCCAGCTGTTCAGACACAAATGCCCGTCATGTGGCTCCAAAGTGAAGATGGAGAAGGTCACCTATGGGGTGCTCATCATCTTGAACCAGCAGTGTCTTCAGTGTGACTACAGAAACCAATGGAAAAGCCAAGTCAATGCCAGCGTCCCAACAGCTGAGAATAAACACCTGACAGAAGTAGTAGAAGTAACTCCACAGACCCAACAG ATGATGTCAACAGATGACAACTGCAGCAGTATCACAGACATGTCTGAGATGGCCCCTGTTGTTGATGATGAGAGTGATCCCATAGATGAAACGGAGGAATCAGGTGACGAGGGTGACACGGATTCTGATGAGAATTGGCATCCGGAGGAGGATCTCTCAATGGTGAATGAGATTTATGATGAATCTGAGGAGGaaactgaagatgaagaggatgaagaagaagatggttATCATCCTCCACTTCCTGCCAAACACAGTCGGCTCTGCACAGAGTGTGGGGTGCTCTACAATAAACAGAAGCCTCACACATGTGAGTACAAAATCAAACCCTATTCTTGCAACATTTGTGGTAAGAGATGTGTTAATGAGATCGCTCTCAGTTCTCACAGCAGAATCCACGCCGAAAACTACGAGTACCGTTGCAAATACTGTCGCgctacatttaaaacaaaggtGGACAAAATCACCCACGAGCAGATCCACGTAACTCAAGGAAAACCCTATAAATGCCCCGACTGTCCCGAGAGTTTTGCCACAAATAAGGAACGCAGAATCCACCTGGAGGATCACAGAGGCCCCCAACAGCTTAAATGTCACATCTGTGGGATTGACTTTACGCAACAAGGTTTTCTCCAGAGACACTTGGCCGTGCACACGGGTGAGAAGCCGTTTAAGTGTTCAGTGTGCCAACGTGGCTTCAAGCAGGCGGGCCACCTGAAATCCCACATGCGTCTGCACACAGGGGAGAGGCCTTATAAGTGTCAGCTTTGTGACAAAAGCTTCAACCACAACGTGAGCTTGAAGAGTCACGTCCAGCGTTACCACTCACCAGGCTCTGGACGTGAGCGGAAGAAGGGTCGAAGAAACAAAACTGTTGTTGCACAGGAGGATGGGAACAACAGAGGCTCAGACACTGGGCTTAGTGGTAAAGAAGAGGAGGtgctgaaagacagaaaagtatTACCAAAGCGTAAAAGGAGAAGCACAGGTCGACCCAAAGGAAGGCCGAAGAGAGATTCAGCAGGCAACTTGGGTGAAAAGCAAGGCCGGCGTTCAAACACTAAGACTGCCGAAGCTCAAGAGCACAAGTCAAAGAGAACACGCCGCAGTGATGAAGAAAGGGAGGGCGAGCCTACCCAAAGTGGCATGATCTTTGACCcaacagaggagaaagaggggaatAGTGAGGAAGTCACATCCAACACAAGCagatcaagaagaagaaggacaaaaCATTGTAATGGTGACCCTGATTttgacccagaaaaaaaaaggaaataa
- the LOC129089194 gene encoding zinc finger and SCAN domain-containing protein 12-like isoform X2 encodes MCSVVGCDSERHGAQRFRLPEDPERRLEWVQFLLEVNGQRLKESCWTDITICRNHFKGDSFINLTPSGTVQLKSGAVPSLCVKSEPDEPEPREEPEETTEVASQYDKLKRCDSPSSCSEESGLTSATARESPVPSDDPDAFMSDYGQMLQKVVNIDMIREKAALLQMKGKYVLKEKRLLQLFRHKCPSCGSKVKMEKVTYGVLIILNQQCLQCDYRNQWKSQVNASVPTAENKHLTEVVEVTPQTQQMMSTDDNCSSITDMSEMAPVVDDESDPIDETEESGDEGDTDSDENWHPEEDLSMVNEIYDESEEETEDEEDEEEDGYHPPLPAKHSRLCTECGVLYNKQKPHTCEYKIKPYSCNICGKRCVNEIALSSHSRIHAENYEYRCKYCRATFKTKVDKITHEQIHVTQGKPYKCPDCPESFATNKERRIHLEDHRGPQQLKCHICGIDFTQQGFLQRHLAVHTGEKPFKCSVCQRGFKQAGHLKSHMRLHTGERPYKCQLCDKSFNHNVSLKSHVQRYHSPGSGRERKKGRRNKTVVAQEDGNNRGSDTGLSGKEEEVLKDRKVLPKRKRRSTGRPKGRPKRDSAGNLGEKQGRRSNTKTAEAQEHKSKRTRRSDEEREGEPTQSGMIFDPTEEKEGNSEEVTSNTSRSRRRRTKHCNGDPDFDPEKKRK; translated from the exons ATGTGCTCCGTGGTCGGGTGTGATTCGGAGCGTCACGGTGCGCAACGTTTCAGGTTACCGGAGGACCCGGAGAGGAGGCTGGAGTGGGTCCAGTTCCTTCTTGAAGTCAACGGGCAACGACTCAAAGAATCGTGCTGGACTGATATCACTATTTGCAGAAATCATTTCAAAGGAGATAGTTTTATAAACCTGACTCCCTCTGGCACGGTCCAGCTAAAGTCCGGTGCTGTCCCGTCACTGTGCGTCAAGTCAGAGCCAGACGAACCTGAGCCGCGTGAG GAGCCTGAGGAAACCACAGAAGTCGCTTCTCAGTACGATAAACTGAAGAGATGTGATAGTCCATCCTCCTGTTCTGAAGAATCAGGGCTGACTTCAGCAA CTGCCAGAGAAAGCCCAGTGCCAAGTGATGATCCAGATGCTTTCATGTCTGATTATGGTCAGATGCTACAAAAGGTTGTGAACATCGATATGATCAGGGAAAA AGCTGCACTTCTGCAGATGAAAGGGAAGTACGTCCTGAAGGAAAAACGTCTCCTCCAGCTGTTCAGACACAAATGCCCGTCATGTGGCTCCAAAGTGAAGATGGAGAAGGTCACCTATGGGGTGCTCATCATCTTGAACCAGCAGTGTCTTCAGTGTGACTACAGAAACCAATGGAAAAGCCAAGTCAATGCCAGCGTCCCAACAGCTGAGAATAAACACCTGACAGAAGTAGTAGAAGTAACTCCACAGACCCAACAG ATGATGTCAACAGATGACAACTGCAGCAGTATCACAGACATGTCTGAGATGGCCCCTGTTGTTGATGATGAGAGTGATCCCATAGATGAAACGGAGGAATCAGGTGACGAGGGTGACACGGATTCTGATGAGAATTGGCATCCGGAGGAGGATCTCTCAATGGTGAATGAGATTTATGATGAATCTGAGGAGGaaactgaagatgaagaggatgaagaagaagatggttATCATCCTCCACTTCCTGCCAAACACAGTCGGCTCTGCACAGAGTGTGGGGTGCTCTACAATAAACAGAAGCCTCACACATGTGAGTACAAAATCAAACCCTATTCTTGCAACATTTGTGGTAAGAGATGTGTTAATGAGATCGCTCTCAGTTCTCACAGCAGAATCCACGCCGAAAACTACGAGTACCGTTGCAAATACTGTCGCgctacatttaaaacaaaggtGGACAAAATCACCCACGAGCAGATCCACGTAACTCAAGGAAAACCCTATAAATGCCCCGACTGTCCCGAGAGTTTTGCCACAAATAAGGAACGCAGAATCCACCTGGAGGATCACAGAGGCCCCCAACAGCTTAAATGTCACATCTGTGGGATTGACTTTACGCAACAAGGTTTTCTCCAGAGACACTTGGCCGTGCACACGGGTGAGAAGCCGTTTAAGTGTTCAGTGTGCCAACGTGGCTTCAAGCAGGCGGGCCACCTGAAATCCCACATGCGTCTGCACACAGGGGAGAGGCCTTATAAGTGTCAGCTTTGTGACAAAAGCTTCAACCACAACGTGAGCTTGAAGAGTCACGTCCAGCGTTACCACTCACCAGGCTCTGGACGTGAGCGGAAGAAGGGTCGAAGAAACAAAACTGTTGTTGCACAGGAGGATGGGAACAACAGAGGCTCAGACACTGGGCTTAGTGGTAAAGAAGAGGAGGtgctgaaagacagaaaagtatTACCAAAGCGTAAAAGGAGAAGCACAGGTCGACCCAAAGGAAGGCCGAAGAGAGATTCAGCAGGCAACTTGGGTGAAAAGCAAGGCCGGCGTTCAAACACTAAGACTGCCGAAGCTCAAGAGCACAAGTCAAAGAGAACACGCCGCAGTGATGAAGAAAGGGAGGGCGAGCCTACCCAAAGTGGCATGATCTTTGACCcaacagaggagaaagaggggaatAGTGAGGAAGTCACATCCAACACAAGCagatcaagaagaagaaggacaaaaCATTGTAATGGTGACCCTGATTttgacccagaaaaaaaaaggaaataa
- the LOC129089194 gene encoding zinc finger and SCAN domain-containing protein 12-like isoform X3 — protein MFLEEPEETTEVASQYDKLKRCDSPSSCSEESGLTSASEELDPSARESPVPSDDPDAFMSDYGQMLQKVVNIDMIREKAALLQMKGKYVLKEKRLLQLFRHKCPSCGSKVKMEKVTYGVLIILNQQCLQCDYRNQWKSQVNASVPTAENKHLTEVVEVTPQTQQMMSTDDNCSSITDMSEMAPVVDDESDPIDETEESGDEGDTDSDENWHPEEDLSMVNEIYDESEEETEDEEDEEEDGYHPPLPAKHSRLCTECGVLYNKQKPHTCEYKIKPYSCNICGKRCVNEIALSSHSRIHAENYEYRCKYCRATFKTKVDKITHEQIHVTQGKPYKCPDCPESFATNKERRIHLEDHRGPQQLKCHICGIDFTQQGFLQRHLAVHTGEKPFKCSVCQRGFKQAGHLKSHMRLHTGERPYKCQLCDKSFNHNVSLKSHVQRYHSPGSGRERKKGRRNKTVVAQEDGNNRGSDTGLSGKEEEVLKDRKVLPKRKRRSTGRPKGRPKRDSAGNLGEKQGRRSNTKTAEAQEHKSKRTRRSDEEREGEPTQSGMIFDPTEEKEGNSEEVTSNTSRSRRRRTKHCNGDPDFDPEKKRK, from the exons ATGTTCTtagag GAGCCTGAGGAAACCACAGAAGTCGCTTCTCAGTACGATAAACTGAAGAGATGTGATAGTCCATCCTCCTGTTCTGAAGAATCAGGGCTGACTTCAGCAAGTGAGGAACTTGACCCTT CTGCCAGAGAAAGCCCAGTGCCAAGTGATGATCCAGATGCTTTCATGTCTGATTATGGTCAGATGCTACAAAAGGTTGTGAACATCGATATGATCAGGGAAAA AGCTGCACTTCTGCAGATGAAAGGGAAGTACGTCCTGAAGGAAAAACGTCTCCTCCAGCTGTTCAGACACAAATGCCCGTCATGTGGCTCCAAAGTGAAGATGGAGAAGGTCACCTATGGGGTGCTCATCATCTTGAACCAGCAGTGTCTTCAGTGTGACTACAGAAACCAATGGAAAAGCCAAGTCAATGCCAGCGTCCCAACAGCTGAGAATAAACACCTGACAGAAGTAGTAGAAGTAACTCCACAGACCCAACAG ATGATGTCAACAGATGACAACTGCAGCAGTATCACAGACATGTCTGAGATGGCCCCTGTTGTTGATGATGAGAGTGATCCCATAGATGAAACGGAGGAATCAGGTGACGAGGGTGACACGGATTCTGATGAGAATTGGCATCCGGAGGAGGATCTCTCAATGGTGAATGAGATTTATGATGAATCTGAGGAGGaaactgaagatgaagaggatgaagaagaagatggttATCATCCTCCACTTCCTGCCAAACACAGTCGGCTCTGCACAGAGTGTGGGGTGCTCTACAATAAACAGAAGCCTCACACATGTGAGTACAAAATCAAACCCTATTCTTGCAACATTTGTGGTAAGAGATGTGTTAATGAGATCGCTCTCAGTTCTCACAGCAGAATCCACGCCGAAAACTACGAGTACCGTTGCAAATACTGTCGCgctacatttaaaacaaaggtGGACAAAATCACCCACGAGCAGATCCACGTAACTCAAGGAAAACCCTATAAATGCCCCGACTGTCCCGAGAGTTTTGCCACAAATAAGGAACGCAGAATCCACCTGGAGGATCACAGAGGCCCCCAACAGCTTAAATGTCACATCTGTGGGATTGACTTTACGCAACAAGGTTTTCTCCAGAGACACTTGGCCGTGCACACGGGTGAGAAGCCGTTTAAGTGTTCAGTGTGCCAACGTGGCTTCAAGCAGGCGGGCCACCTGAAATCCCACATGCGTCTGCACACAGGGGAGAGGCCTTATAAGTGTCAGCTTTGTGACAAAAGCTTCAACCACAACGTGAGCTTGAAGAGTCACGTCCAGCGTTACCACTCACCAGGCTCTGGACGTGAGCGGAAGAAGGGTCGAAGAAACAAAACTGTTGTTGCACAGGAGGATGGGAACAACAGAGGCTCAGACACTGGGCTTAGTGGTAAAGAAGAGGAGGtgctgaaagacagaaaagtatTACCAAAGCGTAAAAGGAGAAGCACAGGTCGACCCAAAGGAAGGCCGAAGAGAGATTCAGCAGGCAACTTGGGTGAAAAGCAAGGCCGGCGTTCAAACACTAAGACTGCCGAAGCTCAAGAGCACAAGTCAAAGAGAACACGCCGCAGTGATGAAGAAAGGGAGGGCGAGCCTACCCAAAGTGGCATGATCTTTGACCcaacagaggagaaagaggggaatAGTGAGGAAGTCACATCCAACACAAGCagatcaagaagaagaaggacaaaaCATTGTAATGGTGACCCTGATTttgacccagaaaaaaaaaggaaataa